The proteins below are encoded in one region of Citrobacter enshiensis:
- a CDS encoding DMT family transporter, with protein MDVTHQQPLFARKNVVYLSAAFCCLLWGSAYPAIKSGYEIFQIATDDIPSKIVFAGYRFLFAGVLLLLLAMMQRKPIARLSPRQFGQLTLLGLTQTSLQYIFFYIGLAFTTGVKGSIMNATGTFFSVLLAHFIYQNDKLSYNKTLGCILGFAGVMVVNFNNGLMDFNFSLLGDGSVVMAAFILSAATLYGKRISQTVDPTVMTGYQLGIGGLALVIGGYACGGSLTVHGLSSVAILGYLTLLSSVAFALWSILLKYNRVGMIAPFNFLIPVSGAVLSAIFLGENILEWKYALALVLVCSGIWWVNKIRKV; from the coding sequence ATGGACGTTACCCATCAACAGCCTCTGTTTGCCCGGAAAAATGTTGTTTACCTGAGTGCCGCCTTTTGTTGTTTGCTATGGGGAAGCGCTTACCCGGCGATAAAGAGCGGGTATGAGATCTTCCAGATCGCAACGGATGATATCCCCTCAAAAATTGTTTTTGCTGGATACCGATTTTTATTTGCGGGCGTGTTACTGCTGTTGCTGGCGATGATGCAGCGAAAACCCATCGCCCGCTTAAGCCCGCGACAGTTTGGTCAGTTAACCCTGCTGGGGCTGACGCAAACGTCGCTGCAATATATTTTTTTCTATATCGGCCTCGCCTTCACGACAGGGGTAAAAGGCTCGATCATGAATGCGACAGGCACCTTTTTTAGCGTGCTGCTGGCCCACTTTATCTATCAGAATGACAAACTCAGCTACAACAAAACGCTCGGTTGCATCCTGGGTTTTGCTGGCGTGATGGTGGTCAACTTCAACAACGGCCTGATGGACTTTAACTTTAGTTTGTTAGGGGATGGCTCGGTGGTGATGGCGGCCTTTATTCTTTCCGCCGCGACGCTTTACGGTAAACGTATCTCTCAGACGGTAGACCCGACAGTCATGACTGGCTATCAGTTAGGGATAGGCGGCCTGGCGCTGGTCATTGGTGGTTATGCCTGCGGTGGCTCACTGACCGTACACGGACTCTCTTCCGTGGCGATCCTGGGCTATCTGACGTTGCTCTCCTCGGTGGCGTTTGCACTGTGGAGCATTTTGCTCAAATACAACCGCGTGGGGATGATTGCACCGTTTAATTTTCTGATCCCCGTCTCCGGCGCGGTCTTGTCGGCGATTTTCCTCGGCGAAAATATCCTGGAGTGGAAATACGCACTGGCGCTGGTGCTGGTGTGCTCGGGGATTTGGTGGGTGAATAAGATTCGCAAGGTCTGA
- the rplI gene encoding 50S ribosomal protein L9, with amino-acid sequence MQVILLDKVANLGSLGDQVNVKAGYARNFLVPQGKAVPATKKNVEFFEARRAELEAKLADVLTAANARAEAINALETVTIASKAGDEGKLFGSIGTRDIADAVTAAGVAVAKSEVRLPNGVLRTTGEHEVDFQVHSEVFAKLVVNVVAE; translated from the coding sequence ATGCAAGTTATTCTGCTTGATAAAGTAGCAAACCTGGGTAGCCTGGGTGATCAGGTTAACGTTAAAGCGGGCTACGCTCGTAACTTCCTGGTACCACAGGGTAAAGCTGTTCCTGCTACCAAGAAAAACGTTGAATTCTTCGAAGCACGCCGCGCTGAACTGGAAGCTAAACTGGCTGACGTTCTGACCGCTGCTAACGCACGTGCTGAAGCAATCAACGCACTGGAAACCGTAACCATCGCGTCTAAAGCTGGCGACGAAGGTAAACTGTTCGGTTCCATCGGTACTCGCGACATCGCTGACGCTGTTACTGCAGCTGGCGTTGCCGTTGCTAAGAGCGAAGTTCGTCTGCCGAACGGCGTTCTGCGTACCACTGGTGAGCACGAAGTTGACTTCCAGGTTCACAGCGAAGTCTTCGCTAAACTGGTTGTAAACGTTGTTGCTGAGTAA
- the rpsR gene encoding 30S ribosomal protein S18 gives MARYFRRRKFCRFTAEGVVEIDYKDIATLKNYITESGKIVPSRITGTRAKYQRQLARCIKRARYLSLLPYTDRHQ, from the coding sequence ATGGCACGTTATTTCCGTCGTCGCAAGTTCTGCCGTTTCACCGCGGAAGGCGTTGTTGAGATTGATTACAAAGACATCGCAACGTTGAAAAACTACATTACCGAAAGCGGTAAAATTGTCCCGAGCCGTATCACCGGTACTCGTGCAAAATACCAGCGTCAGCTGGCTCGCTGCATCAAGCGCGCTCGCTACCTGTCCCTGCTGCCGTATACCGATCGTCATCAGTAA
- the priB gene encoding primosomal replication protein N, with product MTNRLVLSGTVCRTPLRKVSPSGIPHCQFVLEHRSVQEEAGFHRQAWCQMPVIVSGHENQAITHSITVGSAVTVQGFISCHKAKNGLSKMVLHAEQIELIDSGD from the coding sequence ATGACCAACCGTCTGGTGTTATCCGGCACAGTGTGCAGGACGCCGCTTCGCAAGGTCAGCCCATCAGGAATTCCTCATTGCCAGTTCGTGCTTGAGCATCGTTCTGTGCAGGAGGAAGCCGGTTTTCACCGGCAGGCGTGGTGTCAAATGCCCGTTATTGTTAGCGGACACGAAAACCAGGCCATTACTCACAGTATAACGGTCGGTAGCGCAGTGACCGTTCAGGGGTTCATCTCTTGCCATAAGGCAAAGAACGGCCTGAGCAAAATGGTTCTGCATGCCGAGCAGATTGAATTGATAGATTCTGGAGACTAG
- the rpsF gene encoding 30S ribosomal protein S6 yields the protein MRHYEIVFMVHPDQSEQVPGMIERYTGAITAAEGTIHRLEDWGRRQLAYPINKLHKAHYVLLNVEAPQEVIDELETNFRFNDAVIRSMVMRTKHAVTEASPMVKAKDERRERRDDFANETADDAEAGDSEE from the coding sequence ATGCGTCATTACGAAATCGTTTTTATGGTCCATCCTGACCAGAGCGAACAGGTTCCGGGTATGATCGAACGCTACACTGGTGCAATCACTGCAGCAGAAGGCACGATCCACCGTCTGGAAGACTGGGGCCGCCGTCAGCTGGCTTACCCGATCAACAAACTGCACAAAGCTCACTACGTTCTGCTGAACGTTGAAGCGCCGCAGGAAGTTATCGATGAGCTGGAAACAAACTTCCGCTTCAACGATGCCGTTATCCGTAGCATGGTAATGCGTACTAAGCACGCTGTTACCGAAGCATCTCCGATGGTTAAAGCGAAAGACGAGCGTCGTGAACGTCGCGATGATTTCGCAAACGAAACCGCAGATGATGCTGAAGCTGGGGATTCTGAAGAGTAA
- a CDS encoding TSUP family transporter: MDTSFMDFSYFTIMFMVALIAGFINVVSGGGGFLSIGALLISGLPPANALATNKLQALGSSLTSGIYFLRQGHINVQQHKYVFLSAFAGSAVGTTLIQFIEPELLKKLLPVLIIAVAIYFIFAPNLSEPKKRQKVSLFLFSLVCGVGVGFYDGFLGPGAGSFYTLCYILMWGYSIDKAQIHSNFINLASNIASIMFFIAGGKMIWSLGLVMFVGQSLGARLGATVVLTRGKKVIRPMIVIVSICISAKMLLDMYQ, encoded by the coding sequence ATGGATACTTCATTCATGGATTTCAGCTATTTCACGATCATGTTTATGGTTGCGCTAATAGCAGGTTTTATCAATGTGGTTTCGGGCGGCGGTGGTTTTCTCTCCATCGGTGCGCTACTGATTTCCGGTTTGCCGCCTGCCAATGCATTAGCGACGAATAAACTTCAGGCACTGGGCAGTTCACTGACCTCTGGTATTTATTTTTTGCGTCAGGGTCATATTAACGTTCAACAACATAAATATGTGTTTCTATCCGCTTTTGCCGGTTCAGCAGTGGGGACCACGCTGATCCAATTTATTGAGCCTGAGTTACTGAAAAAGCTGTTGCCGGTGTTAATTATCGCCGTTGCCATTTATTTCATTTTTGCCCCCAACCTGAGTGAGCCGAAAAAGCGGCAGAAGGTCTCGCTGTTTCTCTTTTCGTTGGTTTGTGGTGTCGGTGTCGGATTTTATGATGGCTTTCTCGGGCCGGGGGCCGGTTCGTTTTATACGCTGTGCTACATCCTGATGTGGGGATACAGCATTGATAAGGCGCAGATCCACTCTAATTTCATCAATCTTGCTTCTAACATTGCCTCCATTATGTTCTTCATCGCGGGAGGGAAAATGATTTGGTCACTTGGGTTGGTGATGTTTGTCGGGCAGTCTCTCGGCGCTCGCCTGGGCGCAACGGTCGTGCTGACACGCGGTAAGAAAGTCATCAGGCCGATGATTGTGATTGTCTCCATCTGCATCAGCGCCAAGATGCTGCTGGATATGTACCAATGA
- the yjfY gene encoding DUF1471 family protein YjfY produces MRARVLTFLAALLLSANATAAIKIDNQQARNMDDVQSLGVIYINHNFATESEADQALNEETDAQGATYYHVILIREPGSNGNMHASADIYR; encoded by the coding sequence ATGCGAGCCCGTGTTTTGACCTTTCTGGCTGCACTTTTGCTCAGTGCAAATGCGACGGCAGCCATTAAAATCGATAACCAACAAGCCAGGAATATGGATGATGTGCAGAGCTTAGGCGTGATTTACATTAATCATAACTTCGCCACTGAAAGTGAAGCAGATCAAGCTCTGAACGAAGAAACAGATGCGCAAGGTGCAACGTACTACCACGTCATCCTGATCCGGGAGCCGGGTAGCAACGGTAACATGCACGCCAGCGCAGACATTTATCGCTAG
- the yjfP gene encoding esterase, producing the protein MIEIETRYLAENPVLHAFPQGKREAPLPCLIFYHGFTSSSLVYSYFAVALAQAGYRVIMPDAPEHGVRFTGDAQWRTWQFWQILQQNMQEFAALRAAAQAENWILNERLAVGGASMGGMTALGIMTRHPEVKCVASLMGSGYFTQLAQTLFPPSSLETPSQQAEFDKILAPLAEWEVTEQLTHVANRPLLLWHGQADDVVPATESLRLQQALSQRGLDKNLTCLWEVGVRHRITPEALAATVSFFRQHL; encoded by the coding sequence ATGATAGAGATTGAAACACGGTATCTGGCAGAGAATCCCGTCCTTCATGCGTTTCCGCAGGGAAAACGTGAGGCACCGCTGCCTTGTCTCATTTTTTATCATGGGTTCACCTCTTCCAGCCTCGTGTATAGCTACTTCGCTGTTGCACTGGCACAGGCCGGGTATCGGGTTATTATGCCTGATGCGCCGGAGCACGGCGTACGATTTACCGGTGATGCACAGTGGCGAACCTGGCAATTCTGGCAAATTCTGCAGCAAAATATGCAGGAATTCGCTGCGTTACGTGCGGCAGCGCAGGCGGAAAACTGGATTCTGAACGAACGCCTGGCAGTAGGAGGGGCGTCGATGGGCGGCATGACCGCGTTGGGCATTATGACGCGTCATCCAGAGGTGAAATGCGTCGCCAGTCTGATGGGATCGGGGTATTTCACCCAACTGGCACAGACGCTCTTTCCCCCGTCCTCACTGGAAACACCTTCGCAACAGGCTGAATTCGACAAGATACTTGCCCCGCTGGCCGAGTGGGAAGTGACGGAGCAACTGACTCATGTGGCAAATCGACCGCTGCTGCTGTGGCATGGGCAGGCAGATGATGTGGTTCCTGCCACGGAATCATTACGCTTGCAGCAAGCGTTGAGCCAACGGGGACTGGATAAGAATCTGACCTGTTTATGGGAGGTGGGAGTACGCCACCGTATTACGCCAGAAGCCCTGGCAGCCACGGTCTCCTTTTTTCGCCAGCACCTTTAA
- the bsmA gene encoding biofilm peroxide resistance protein BsmA has translation MAIRKRDRVMRRFASLMLVLFLSGCSVLQGTPQPAPPVTDQPQEIRRDQSHGLQRLGTVSALVRGSPDDAVAEIRAKAIAAKADYYVILLVDETIVTGQWYSQAILYRK, from the coding sequence ATGGCTATCAGGAAACGAGATAGAGTTATGCGCCGGTTTGCCTCTTTGATGCTGGTTTTATTCTTAAGCGGCTGCAGTGTACTTCAGGGTACTCCGCAACCTGCACCACCCGTCACTGACCAACCTCAGGAAATTCGCCGCGACCAGTCACATGGGTTGCAACGACTGGGGACGGTGAGCGCCCTGGTTCGGGGTTCCCCGGATGATGCCGTGGCGGAAATCAGAGCGAAGGCCATCGCCGCTAAAGCAGATTATTACGTTATTTTGTTGGTCGATGAAACCATCGTGACAGGTCAGTGGTATTCGCAGGCCATTTTATATCGTAAATAA
- the yjfN gene encoding DUF1471 family protease activator YjfN, whose product MKQSIALSSLLVPAGLVSTTAQSAEFASADCVTGLNEIGQISVSNIAGNPQDVERIVALKADEQGASWYRIIQMYEDQQPDNWRVQAILYA is encoded by the coding sequence ATGAAACAATCTATTGCCTTATCCTCACTGCTGGTTCCAGCCGGACTGGTGAGTACCACGGCACAGTCTGCCGAATTCGCCAGTGCTGACTGCGTCACAGGCCTGAACGAAATTGGCCAGATTTCCGTCAGCAATATTGCAGGAAACCCGCAGGATGTGGAACGTATCGTGGCGTTAAAAGCTGATGAGCAAGGCGCCTCCTGGTACCGCATTATTCAGATGTACGAAGATCAGCAGCCTGATAACTGGCGCGTACAAGCCATCCTGTATGCCTGA
- a CDS encoding isovaleryl-CoA dehydrogenase, whose amino-acid sequence MHWQTHTVFNQPVPLNNSNLFLSDGALYEAVAREGAGWDSDLLASIGQQLGTAESLELGRLANMCPPELLRYDPQGQRLDDVRFHPAWHLLMQGLCANRVHNLAWEDDARTGSFVARAARFMLHAQVEAGTLCPITMTFAATPLLRQMLPTPFHNWQTPLGSDRYDSHLLPGGQKRGLLIGMGMTEKQGGSDVLSNTTFAERLDDGAYRLVGHKWFFSVPQSDAHLVLAQAKGGLSCFFVPRFLPDGQRNAIRFERLKDKLGNRSNASCEVEFQDAIGWLLGEEGEGIRHILKMGGMTRFDCALGSHGMMRRAFSVAIYHAHQRQVFGKPLVEQPMMRQVLSRMALQLEGQTALLFRLARAWDRRRDEKEALWARLFTPAAKFAVCKSGIPFVAEAMEVLGGMGYCEESELPRLYREMPVNSIWEGSGNIMCLDVLRVLSKQSGVYALLADAFAEVKGQDRYYDRAVRQLQQRLHKPSEEQGREVAQQLFLLGCGAQMLRYASPPVAQAWCQMMLDTRGVARLSAQVQNDLLLRATGGLR is encoded by the coding sequence ATGCACTGGCAAACGCATACCGTTTTTAACCAACCCGTTCCACTCAATAACAGCAATTTATTTCTGTCTGATGGCGCGCTGTACGAAGCCGTCGCCCGGGAAGGCGCTGGCTGGGATAGCGATCTGCTCGCCAGTATTGGCCAACAGTTAGGCACCGCAGAATCGCTGGAATTGGGGCGTCTGGCCAACATGTGTCCCCCTGAATTATTGCGCTACGACCCACAGGGACAGCGCCTGGATGATGTGCGTTTTCATCCTGCCTGGCACCTGCTGATGCAGGGGTTGTGCGCGAACCGCGTACATAATCTGGCCTGGGAAGACGATGCCCGCACAGGGTCGTTTGTTGCCCGTGCGGCGCGCTTTATGCTGCATGCTCAGGTGGAAGCGGGAACGCTTTGCCCCATCACGATGACCTTTGCGGCGACGCCGCTGTTGCGACAGATGTTACCCACTCCTTTCCATAACTGGCAGACGCCTCTTGGTAGCGATCGCTACGACTCTCATCTTCTCCCTGGCGGGCAAAAGCGTGGCCTACTGATTGGCATGGGAATGACGGAAAAGCAGGGCGGATCTGATGTTCTGAGCAATACCACTTTTGCGGAACGCCTTGACGATGGCGCATACCGGCTGGTGGGGCATAAATGGTTCTTCTCCGTTCCGCAAAGCGATGCGCATCTTGTTTTGGCGCAGGCAAAAGGCGGACTCTCTTGCTTCTTCGTACCGCGCTTTTTACCTGATGGGCAGCGAAATGCCATCCGTTTTGAACGGCTGAAAGACAAGCTGGGCAACCGTTCTAATGCCAGTTGCGAAGTGGAGTTTCAGGATGCGATTGGCTGGCTGTTAGGCGAAGAAGGCGAGGGGATCAGGCATATCCTGAAGATGGGTGGGATGACACGTTTTGATTGCGCGCTGGGCAGTCATGGGATGATGCGCCGGGCATTTTCTGTGGCGATCTATCACGCCCATCAACGGCAGGTATTTGGCAAACCGCTGGTTGAACAGCCGATGATGCGTCAGGTGCTGAGCCGTATGGCGTTACAACTTGAAGGCCAGACGGCGCTGTTGTTTCGACTGGCTCGTGCGTGGGATCGTCGCCGCGATGAGAAAGAAGCGCTCTGGGCGCGTTTATTCACCCCTGCAGCGAAGTTCGCGGTGTGTAAAAGCGGTATTCCGTTTGTTGCCGAGGCGATGGAAGTGCTTGGCGGAATGGGCTACTGCGAAGAGAGCGAGTTGCCACGTTTGTACCGGGAAATGCCGGTGAACAGTATCTGGGAGGGCTCTGGCAACATCATGTGCCTGGACGTGCTTCGGGTGTTGAGCAAACAAAGCGGTGTTTACGCGTTGCTGGCCGACGCCTTTGCCGAAGTCAAAGGCCAGGATCGCTATTACGATCGCGCAGTGCGTCAACTACAGCAGCGATTGCACAAGCCTTCTGAGGAACAAGGGCGGGAGGTAGCGCAGCAACTCTTCTTGCTCGGGTGTGGGGCGCAAATGCTGCGGTATGCATCTCCGCCGGTGGCGCAGGCCTGGTGCCAGATGATGCTGGACACGCGCGGCGTGGCGCGTTTGTCCGCTCAGGTGCAGAACGATTTGCTCCTGAGAGCGACAGGGGGATTACGCTAG
- a CDS encoding glutathionylspermidine synthase family protein produces MLRHDVPVRRDLDKIACDHGFDFHIIDNEIYWDESRAYRFTLRQIEEQIEKPTAELHQMCLDVVERAVKDEHIMQQLAIPPLYWDVIAESWRSRDPSLYGRMDFVWCGNNAPVKLLEYNADTPTSLYESAYFQWLWLEDARRSGMIPRDADQYNAIQERLISRFGELYSQEPLYFCCCEESDEDRSTVLYLQDCAQQAGQETRFIYIEDLGLGVGGVLTDLDDNVIRRAFKLYPLEWMMRDDNGPLLRKRREQWIEPLWKSVLSNKGLMPLLWRFFPNHPNLLPAWFDGEKPCIQPGESYVRKPIYSREGGNVTLFDGKNNVLEHADGDYADEPMIYQAFQPLPRFGESYTLIGSWIVDDEASGMGIREDNTLITKDTSRYVPHYISG; encoded by the coding sequence ATGTTGCGACATGACGTACCTGTGCGCAGAGATCTGGATAAGATCGCCTGCGATCACGGCTTCGATTTTCATATTATCGACAACGAAATTTACTGGGACGAGAGCCGGGCATATCGGTTTACGCTGCGACAGATTGAAGAGCAGATCGAAAAACCGACCGCTGAACTTCATCAGATGTGCCTGGACGTGGTCGAGCGGGCGGTGAAGGACGAACATATTATGCAGCAACTGGCGATCCCGCCGCTGTACTGGGATGTTATCGCAGAAAGCTGGCGCAGCCGCGATCCTTCCCTGTACGGACGGATGGATTTCGTCTGGTGCGGTAACAATGCGCCGGTCAAACTGCTGGAATACAACGCAGATACGCCCACCTCGCTATATGAGTCTGCCTATTTCCAGTGGCTGTGGCTGGAAGATGCCCGGCGCAGCGGTATGATTCCGCGCGATGCCGATCAATATAATGCGATACAGGAACGCCTAATCTCCCGCTTTGGCGAGCTGTACAGCCAGGAGCCGCTCTACTTCTGTTGTTGCGAAGAAAGCGATGAAGATCGCTCCACGGTGCTGTATTTGCAGGACTGCGCACAGCAGGCGGGGCAGGAGACGCGGTTTATCTATATTGAGGATCTTGGCCTTGGCGTCGGCGGCGTGCTGACCGATCTTGACGACAACGTGATTCGTCGCGCATTTAAGCTGTATCCACTGGAGTGGATGATGCGTGATGATAATGGCCCACTCCTGCGTAAACGCCGTGAACAGTGGATTGAGCCGCTGTGGAAGAGTGTTCTCAGCAATAAAGGGCTGATGCCGCTACTGTGGCGCTTTTTCCCCAACCATCCCAATCTGTTACCCGCCTGGTTTGACGGTGAAAAGCCGTGTATTCAGCCCGGTGAAAGCTATGTGCGCAAACCCATCTACTCCCGTGAAGGCGGTAATGTCACCCTCTTTGATGGCAAGAACAATGTGCTTGAACACGCTGATGGCGATTATGCCGACGAGCCGATGATCTACCAGGCGTTTCAGCCGTTGCCGCGTTTTGGCGAGAGCTACACGCTGATCGGCAGTTGGATTGTTGATGATGAGGCGTCAGGCATGGGTATCAGAGAAGATAATACCTTGATTACGAAAGATACTTCACGTTACGTCCCGCATTATATTTCGGGTTGA
- a CDS encoding DUF1190 domain-containing protein: MAKKQSSRQQKTGVGHSAITRIDRPVNPFEPKRSRYTGKYLTLAIMGGAAFFILKGCSDDSNADNDGDGVFYSSVQDCIDDGNGAAICAEGWNNAKNDFYANLPKEMNQERCQSQFGNCYLDTTSQSWIPVVAGFLLSRAIRKDRDDQYAYSSGGSSYASRPVWRTTSGDYSWRSGSGKSDTATSHGYSTKKASTVSRGGYGRSSSARGSWGG, translated from the coding sequence ATGGCAAAAAAACAAAGTTCCAGACAGCAAAAAACAGGGGTTGGGCATTCTGCAATCACCCGAATTGATCGCCCGGTCAATCCTTTTGAACCTAAACGCAGCCGGTATACCGGTAAATACCTGACGCTGGCGATCATGGGCGGCGCTGCATTTTTTATCCTTAAGGGATGCAGTGATGACAGCAATGCGGATAACGACGGCGATGGCGTCTTTTACTCATCGGTGCAGGATTGCATTGATGATGGTAATGGTGCGGCCATTTGCGCAGAAGGCTGGAACAACGCGAAGAATGACTTTTATGCGAATTTACCCAAGGAGATGAATCAGGAGCGTTGTCAGTCGCAGTTTGGCAATTGCTATCTTGACACAACCAGCCAGAGTTGGATCCCCGTTGTTGCTGGCTTTCTGCTCAGCAGAGCTATTCGCAAAGACCGGGATGATCAATATGCATACAGCAGCGGTGGGTCGTCTTACGCCTCGCGTCCCGTCTGGCGCACGACATCAGGAGACTACTCCTGGCGTTCTGGCTCCGGCAAAAGCGATACCGCAACCAGCCATGGCTATAGCACGAAGAAAGCGTCAACGGTTTCTCGCGGCGGATATGGGCGCTCGTCCAGTGCGCGCGGCTCCTGGGGAGGATAA
- a CDS encoding DUF350 domain-containing protein: MHILDSLVAFCSYFFIGAAMVILFLFVYSKITPHNEWQLIKNNNTAASLAFSGTLLGYAIPLSSAAINSVSIPDYFAWGGIALVIQLMIYGGVRLYMPTLSEKIINHNTAAGMFMGTAALAGGIFNAACMTW, translated from the coding sequence ATGCATATACTGGATTCATTAGTGGCTTTTTGCTCCTATTTTTTTATCGGTGCAGCCATGGTGATACTGTTCCTTTTTGTCTATTCAAAAATTACGCCTCACAATGAATGGCAATTGATTAAAAACAATAATACGGCAGCATCACTGGCTTTTAGCGGCACATTGTTGGGCTACGCTATTCCATTATCCAGCGCGGCAATCAATTCGGTCAGCATACCGGATTATTTTGCCTGGGGCGGAATTGCGCTGGTGATCCAACTGATGATTTACGGTGGTGTGCGGTTGTATATGCCGACACTGAGCGAAAAAATTATTAATCACAACACAGCAGCGGGAATGTTTATGGGCACTGCCGCGCTGGCAGGGGGTATTTTCAACGCCGCCTGTATGACATGGTAA
- a CDS encoding YjfK family protein → MTSFLQRLFGKDNTCVPVRGPLGLHLNCGFTLDTLAFRLLDDELLVTLPGEEYTVAAISHIDLGGGSQIFRYYTSGDEFLQISTTGGMDTDDIEDIKLLVYAESYGINQEKHWRSVISPESIGTPTLSWEHRHWQRFFNREEPGNIEPVYMLEKVENEQNAKWDVHNFTMGYQRQVAEGTWEYLLLNGEESFNDQGEPEWVFSRALGVDIPLTSLNIIG, encoded by the coding sequence ATGACCAGTTTTTTACAGCGCTTATTTGGTAAGGATAATACGTGTGTGCCTGTTCGGGGGCCGCTGGGATTGCATCTGAACTGTGGTTTTACCCTCGATACGTTAGCATTTCGGCTATTAGACGATGAGCTATTAGTGACGCTGCCAGGAGAAGAATATACTGTGGCTGCCATCAGTCATATAGACCTTGGCGGCGGTAGTCAGATCTTTCGGTACTACACTTCGGGTGATGAGTTCTTGCAAATCAGTACGACGGGCGGCATGGATACTGATGATATTGAGGATATTAAACTCCTTGTTTATGCAGAGAGTTATGGTATCAATCAGGAAAAACACTGGCGTTCGGTAATCAGTCCGGAATCCATCGGTACTCCGACGTTATCCTGGGAGCATCGGCACTGGCAGCGTTTTTTTAATCGTGAAGAACCTGGCAATATTGAACCGGTATACATGTTAGAGAAGGTAGAAAATGAGCAGAATGCGAAGTGGGATGTCCATAATTTTACGATGGGATACCAGCGTCAGGTTGCAGAAGGGACTTGGGAATATCTGCTGTTAAACGGTGAAGAGTCGTTTAATGATCAAGGTGAACCGGAGTGGGTATTTTCCCGCGCGCTGGGAGTGGATATCCCATTAACGTCACTGAATATTATTGGTTAA
- a CDS encoding potassium channel family protein, translated as MPFYWIIRTFQRHLSRLTWPALAGLFAGQYLLCYLVFVLLDEETLVGRLSNFIYYCSVVGSTTGFGDLSPQTAGGRVFTALWQIPVSVGLFGALMGKVIALVQGMLAKGMTGMGDYHNLHNHMLVVGWRGHQTEKMISLLLYDTRRAFGRVLLCEREDIQHPMPGNNWVDFIRVSNFNDPHEHTRMGLPNCQSVIIFARTDEQTFTAALSLADFIPERCHIVAYLEDERYARLLETHCQRIEIVRNISAEQLSRSIQDPGSSQSVVSIMNPMLGDTGFALPIPEWVTPVRYGALMRYMKLHHDATVLGISCCKNGRGIELNPVVATEVKGGMWLHLIGNSRILAEDVNWQNIEGSL; from the coding sequence ATGCCTTTCTATTGGATTATCAGGACCTTTCAGCGTCATCTCTCCAGACTGACCTGGCCTGCGTTAGCGGGGTTATTTGCAGGGCAATACCTGTTGTGTTACCTGGTTTTTGTACTACTGGATGAAGAAACGCTAGTGGGACGATTGAGCAATTTCATTTATTACTGCTCAGTTGTTGGCTCAACGACTGGATTTGGCGATCTAAGCCCCCAGACGGCAGGAGGACGAGTTTTTACTGCGCTTTGGCAAATTCCAGTCAGTGTCGGATTATTCGGTGCGTTAATGGGGAAAGTCATCGCGTTAGTGCAAGGAATGCTCGCGAAAGGAATGACGGGAATGGGCGATTATCATAATTTGCACAACCATATGTTGGTTGTCGGGTGGCGCGGTCATCAGACCGAAAAAATGATCTCATTATTGCTGTACGATACCCGAAGAGCGTTTGGGCGGGTACTTTTATGTGAGCGGGAGGATATTCAACATCCTATGCCTGGTAATAACTGGGTAGATTTTATTCGGGTCAGTAATTTTAACGATCCTCATGAACATACCCGAATGGGACTGCCGAATTGTCAGAGTGTTATCATTTTTGCGCGTACCGATGAACAGACGTTTACTGCTGCGCTTTCTCTGGCGGATTTTATTCCTGAAAGATGCCATATAGTTGCCTATCTGGAAGATGAACGTTACGCAAGATTACTGGAGACGCACTGCCAGCGTATTGAAATAGTAAGAAATATTTCTGCTGAGCAGCTTTCTCGTTCTATTCAGGATCCTGGTTCGTCCCAGTCTGTTGTATCCATAATGAATCCGATGCTGGGTGATACCGGATTTGCCTTACCTATCCCTGAATGGGTGACGCCTGTGCGTTATGGGGCGTTGATGCGTTATATGAAACTTCATCATGATGCCACCGTGCTGGGAATTAGTTGCTGTAAAAACGGACGGGGAATAGAACTTAATCCAGTCGTCGCGACGGAAGTAAAGGGAGGTATGTGGCTGCATCTGATTGGCAATAGCCGCATTTTGGCGGAAGACGTTAACTGGCAAAATATAGAGGGAAGTTTATGA